In one Photobacterium swingsii genomic region, the following are encoded:
- the vxrA gene encoding sensor histidine kinase VxrA gives MKKTALLLSLFFSAACTASVQSLPERLDAVRSDLLLSEPLATYDFRQLQSLYPHALLKPSNLLPQTAKYPLKSMTRLYASAQSCKGPWPVSPLVTQPVVYTRAICNNTKLPAGWFIRSGYIHPGGGSYAYRYIQHHPDKAESLSRFLHIQEKPLAPTNTELGRLQRMNSEEIDVFIAGAEAFVSNGELWIRNGNEYHVYGQPTWSVVLERYQILFKRLDNTDFCLAKTGNVCWQDEDRSQVTFYLLVGLAVANIALLVGWGVYRLRIRRRAMQERMLVLQILTHELRTPIASLAMTVEGFRRHFDALPESLYDEFRRLTDDSRRLRQLAEASKDYLQANQQQLSVAPVESFNEWIEYLAEPYDVNLVLPEDRAVSLNVYWLGTCIDNLLSNAQKYGVTPITLTSSFKDGKLIIKVEDNGQLGAKDWSRLRKPFVSEKGLGLGLTIVESMIRRMGGRMKLIGPPTTFILEIPCESNSATG, from the coding sequence ATGAAAAAAACTGCTTTGCTACTTTCACTATTCTTTTCAGCGGCTTGTACGGCGTCAGTACAAAGCTTGCCTGAACGTTTAGATGCTGTTCGCTCTGATTTATTGTTGAGCGAACCATTAGCAACGTATGATTTCCGCCAGCTACAAAGTTTATACCCACATGCATTATTAAAGCCTTCGAACTTGTTACCGCAAACGGCAAAATATCCTCTTAAATCAATGACCCGGCTTTATGCTAGTGCGCAAAGCTGTAAAGGACCTTGGCCTGTTAGCCCGCTTGTGACGCAACCTGTGGTCTATACACGTGCAATTTGTAATAACACTAAATTGCCAGCAGGCTGGTTTATTCGTTCAGGTTATATTCATCCAGGTGGTGGTAGTTATGCATACCGATATATTCAGCACCACCCAGATAAAGCTGAGAGTTTGTCGCGTTTTCTTCATATTCAAGAAAAGCCGCTAGCACCAACCAATACTGAGTTAGGTCGTTTACAGCGCATGAATAGTGAAGAGATCGATGTCTTCATTGCGGGTGCTGAGGCATTTGTGTCTAACGGTGAATTGTGGATCCGTAACGGCAACGAATACCATGTCTATGGTCAGCCAACTTGGTCGGTGGTATTAGAACGCTACCAGATCTTGTTTAAACGCTTAGACAATACCGATTTTTGTTTAGCAAAAACGGGTAATGTTTGCTGGCAAGACGAAGATCGCTCGCAAGTCACTTTCTATTTACTGGTTGGCTTAGCGGTAGCTAATATTGCTTTGTTAGTGGGTTGGGGTGTTTACCGCTTACGTATTCGACGAAGAGCAATGCAAGAGCGTATGCTGGTATTACAAATACTGACGCATGAGCTGCGTACACCGATCGCTAGTTTAGCGATGACAGTTGAAGGTTTTCGCCGTCATTTTGATGCTTTGCCTGAATCACTCTATGATGAGTTCAGAAGGTTAACCGATGATTCACGGCGTTTGCGCCAATTGGCGGAAGCCAGTAAAGACTATTTACAGGCGAACCAGCAACAATTAAGCGTTGCGCCTGTCGAGTCGTTTAACGAATGGATTGAATACTTGGCTGAGCCGTATGACGTTAACTTGGTACTGCCTGAAGATAGAGCGGTGTCACTCAACGTATACTGGCTTGGTACGTGTATAGATAATTTATTATCTAATGCACAAAAATATGGCGTAACGCCAATTACATTAACGTCATCGTTCAAGGATGGAAAACTGATCATTAAGGTTGAAGATAATGGTCAGTTGGGGGCTAAAGACTGGTCCCGATTACGCAAACCCTTTGTTAGTGAAAAAGGCTTAGGGCTTGGTCTTACAATTGTTGAATCGATGATACGTAGAATGGGGGGGCGCATGAAACTGATTGGCCCACCTACCACATTTATTTTGGAGATACCGTGTGAATCAAACTCTGCTACTGGTTGA
- a CDS encoding 1-acyl-sn-glycerol-3-phosphate acyltransferase, which yields MHTTNDIYKEIRPYNDSEVNGAIERLVNDDEFITAILNYRFPQLSGIFGWLLRPIIRRFLVNKWSNINTVEDVQNHVAKYMAATLEQSCDAITHSGLEKLDKNKAYLFVSNHRDIAMDPAIVNWCLFNQGFKSVRIAIGDNLLKKPCATELMRLNKSFIVKRSIKAPREMMKALGLLSSYIADSIETGHSIWIAQKEGRAKDGNDKTEPAILKMFNMEGRKRKQSFSEFMASLNIVPVAISYENDPCDIAKAQELDQIRTKGSYEKGELEDIDSIIKGIVGEKRRIHVSFGDVIGASFETPEDLAVEIDRQITQNYKLFPANYLAADIEHESVTAQERQMFEDKLASQSTGVADILKKMYAYPAEKQQG from the coding sequence GTGCATACGACTAACGATATTTATAAAGAAATTCGCCCATACAACGACAGCGAAGTTAACGGTGCAATTGAGCGCCTAGTGAATGACGATGAGTTCATCACTGCTATTCTAAATTACCGCTTTCCGCAGTTATCGGGCATTTTTGGTTGGTTGCTGCGTCCGATCATTCGTCGTTTCCTCGTCAATAAATGGTCTAACATCAACACGGTAGAAGATGTTCAGAATCATGTTGCTAAATACATGGCGGCAACGCTAGAGCAATCATGCGATGCAATCACGCACAGTGGTTTGGAAAAGCTAGATAAAAACAAAGCTTACTTATTTGTTTCTAATCACCGTGATATTGCGATGGATCCCGCGATTGTTAACTGGTGTCTGTTTAATCAAGGCTTCAAATCTGTTCGCATTGCGATTGGTGATAACCTCCTCAAGAAACCTTGTGCAACAGAACTTATGCGCTTGAATAAGAGCTTTATTGTTAAGCGATCAATTAAAGCACCGCGTGAAATGATGAAGGCACTTGGTCTATTGTCGAGCTACATTGCTGATTCTATCGAAACGGGTCATTCAATCTGGATCGCTCAGAAAGAAGGCCGTGCGAAGGATGGTAATGATAAAACTGAACCGGCTATCTTGAAAATGTTCAATATGGAAGGGCGTAAACGTAAACAGAGTTTCTCTGAGTTTATGGCTTCATTGAACATTGTGCCTGTTGCGATCTCTTACGAGAATGATCCGTGTGACATTGCGAAAGCGCAAGAACTCGATCAAATTCGTACCAAAGGCAGTTATGAAAAAGGTGAACTTGAAGATATCGATAGTATTATCAAAGGTATCGTAGGTGAAAAGCGCCGTATTCATGTTAGCTTTGGTGATGTGATTGGTGCTTCATTTGAAACACCAGAAGATCTGGCTGTAGAGATTGATCGTCAAATCACACAGAACTATAAATTGTTCCCTGCGAACTATCTTGCCGCTGACATTGAACATGAATCTGTTACCGCGCAAGAGCGCCAAATGTTTGAAGATAAGCTTGCATCACAATCCACGGGTGTCGCTGATATTTTGAAAAAAATGTATGCCTACCCAGCGGAGAAGCAGCAAGGCTAA
- a CDS encoding bifunctional (p)ppGpp synthetase/guanosine-3',5'-bis(diphosphate) 3'-pyrophosphohydrolase has product MNNRYLKARTLARSKHSGQYYGELPYYVHLEAVSRLATPFGTDAMIIAQLHDVMEDTETTVDELASDFGFLVADAVNYMTDGKLEDRAKRKAMINQRLASLDADEESARLALIVKACDRLANVRASKSSSERHYDMYKLEHASFKEAVYRKGLCEAIWWELDNLIDPMTEQ; this is encoded by the coding sequence ATGAATAATCGTTATCTAAAAGCGCGGACCTTAGCAAGGAGCAAGCACAGTGGGCAGTATTATGGTGAACTTCCTTATTATGTGCATTTAGAAGCGGTTTCACGTTTAGCGACACCCTTTGGCACAGATGCAATGATCATCGCACAACTTCATGATGTGATGGAGGATACAGAAACAACGGTTGATGAACTCGCATCAGATTTTGGCTTTCTTGTTGCCGATGCTGTGAATTACATGACTGATGGCAAGTTAGAAGATCGCGCTAAACGCAAAGCCATGATTAACCAACGACTCGCTTCGTTAGATGCTGATGAAGAATCAGCAAGATTGGCGCTGATCGTTAAAGCGTGTGACAGGCTTGCAAATGTGAGAGCCAGCAAGTCATCCTCAGAGCGTCATTACGATATGTATAAATTAGAGCATGCATCTTTTAAAGAAGCTGTGTATCGCAAAGGATTATGTGAAGCTATTTGGTGGGAACTGGATAATTTGATTGATCCTATGACAGAACAGTAA
- a CDS encoding OmpA family protein, whose amino-acid sequence MRYVHGIHFLMPYWHANTIKAAITRFSALFLCLTITACVNDASNDGLGTNANRDVTVSRSTSPSPDAKVLLTTLPEHRDVILFDVNSYDLTTQAQLILDPIAIRLRNYPDTYLVIVGHSDDDGSDEDNIVLSYERAFSVAIYITAVFGIEEERLQIIAAGKDEPVVTGKAILDKQQNRRVEVISPQAIVRTLSPIAGKK is encoded by the coding sequence ATGCGATATGTACATGGTATTCATTTTTTGATGCCTTATTGGCACGCAAATACTATCAAGGCTGCCATAACACGGTTCAGCGCTTTGTTCTTATGCCTAACGATCACCGCTTGTGTGAATGATGCCAGTAATGACGGCTTAGGGACAAACGCCAATAGAGATGTTACAGTGTCACGCTCAACCTCTCCATCTCCTGACGCTAAAGTTCTTTTGACAACCCTACCCGAACATCGCGATGTCATTTTATTTGATGTAAATAGCTACGATCTTACAACTCAAGCTCAACTTATTTTAGACCCTATAGCCATTAGATTAAGAAACTACCCAGACACTTACCTCGTTATCGTTGGGCATAGCGACGATGATGGCAGCGATGAAGATAATATCGTTTTGTCTTATGAAAGGGCTTTCAGCGTTGCTATCTATATAACAGCGGTATTTGGTATTGAAGAAGAAAGATTACAAATTATCGCAGCAGGAAAAGATGAGCCTGTAGTTACTGGGAAAGCTATTTTAGATAAACAACAAAACCGACGTGTTGAGGTGATTTCACCACAAGCGATAGTCCGAACACTGAGCCCGATCGCGGGAAAGAAATAG
- the nadE gene encoding ammonia-dependent NAD(+) synthetase — translation MEQLIRAEMRVLPEIDVDFEIQRRVAFIKNTMKQSGCKSIVLGISGGVDSTTCGRLAQLAVNELNAESSTQDHQFIAVRLPYGEQKDEDEAQIALSFIQPSQSVSVNIKDGVDGAHASTLLALEGTGLIPNDSAKIDFVKGNVKARARMIAQYEIAGLVGGLVLGTDHSAENITGFYTKFGDGACDLAPLFGLNKRQVRALAAKLGAPEQLVVKVPTADLEELAPQKADEDALQVSYDQIDDFLEGKVVEAHVSERLISIYKATQHKRKPIPTIYD, via the coding sequence ATGGAACAGCTAATTCGTGCAGAAATGCGCGTTCTACCAGAAATTGACGTGGATTTTGAAATTCAACGCCGTGTCGCTTTTATTAAAAACACGATGAAGCAATCAGGCTGTAAATCAATTGTATTAGGGATCAGTGGTGGCGTAGATTCTACAACCTGTGGCCGCTTAGCACAGCTGGCGGTTAATGAACTCAATGCCGAATCAAGCACGCAAGATCATCAGTTTATCGCAGTACGTCTTCCATATGGCGAGCAGAAAGATGAAGATGAAGCGCAAATCGCGTTATCTTTCATTCAGCCTTCACAATCTGTTAGCGTCAATATTAAAGATGGCGTAGATGGCGCACACGCAAGTACCCTACTCGCACTTGAAGGTACAGGGCTTATACCAAACGACTCCGCTAAAATTGATTTCGTTAAGGGCAATGTAAAAGCACGTGCCCGTATGATTGCACAATATGAAATCGCTGGCCTTGTTGGCGGTCTAGTCTTGGGGACAGACCACTCGGCTGAGAATATTACGGGCTTCTATACTAAGTTTGGTGATGGCGCCTGCGACCTTGCTCCTTTATTTGGCTTAAATAAACGTCAAGTACGTGCATTAGCGGCAAAGCTCGGTGCCCCAGAGCAGCTAGTTGTTAAAGTTCCAACAGCTGATCTTGAAGAATTAGCGCCTCAAAAAGCTGACGAAGATGCGCTGCAAGTTAGCTACGATCAAATTGATGACTTTTTAGAAGGGAAAGTGGTAGAAGCCCACGTTTCTGAGCGCCTAATCAGCATTTACAAAGCGACTCAGCACAAACGTAAGCCTATCCCTACGATTTACGATTAA
- a CDS encoding nicotinate-nicotinamide nucleotide adenylyltransferase: MSQSIAVFGSAFNPPSLGHLSVLKRLSRFDRVLLLPSYAHAWGKVMLDYDARCELVSAFIEDSGQANLELCRIEETMAVGDEAITTYAVLTELQKQIPDAELTFVIGPDNLASFHKFYKADAITASWQVLACPETLKIRSTLIRDKLAGSCSVSQLTTPKVATMLMEDPRFKFG; the protein is encoded by the coding sequence ATGTCACAATCTATTGCTGTATTTGGGAGTGCTTTTAATCCACCCAGTTTAGGTCATCTGTCTGTTTTAAAGCGACTATCACGTTTTGATCGAGTTTTGCTATTACCAAGTTATGCCCATGCATGGGGTAAGGTGATGCTTGATTATGATGCGCGTTGTGAACTGGTGTCTGCTTTTATTGAAGATAGTGGGCAAGCAAACCTTGAGCTATGCCGTATCGAAGAGACTATGGCGGTTGGTGATGAAGCGATCACGACGTATGCAGTATTAACAGAGCTACAAAAACAGATCCCTGACGCTGAGTTAACTTTTGTGATTGGCCCAGACAATTTGGCAAGTTTTCATAAGTTTTATAAGGCAGATGCGATAACAGCGTCATGGCAAGTGCTTGCTTGTCCTGAAACGCTAAAGATAAGAAGCACATTAATTCGTGATAAACTTGCAGGGAGTTGCTCTGTTTCACAGCTAACAACACCCAAAGTAGCTACTATGCTAATGGAAGACCCTCGATTTAAGTTTGGATGA
- a CDS encoding NnrS family protein, which yields MMQILDNEKEQKIMPLFRLAFRPFFLAASAFSVIAMVVWALFWAGLLGNHQLMYGNPVWWHSHEMLIGFTGAVIIGFLLTAVQNWTGNPGVRGKKLAAIFGLWLIARVGLLFGQPHVIWMIIDLSWIPLAAYFLAKPIIERRQWNNLFFTPLLILLTLINAAMHLNSLGFAQFDQHQLTLALVTVISVIVLVVGGRVIPFFTWRGTDTAQITRPEKIEWLALIPSWLLLLNVLLPVPEAINQYSLPALFLITGISNLVRFARWRTFSTCKVPLLWSLHFAYAAMIVGMLLLGVHYAGGPVGYSSALHFITVGGMGGMILAMMARVSLGHTGRNLKVGRIVIAAFAIMIACVLVRTLVVMLLPAMTLNGYIISAILWAVAFGIFTIVYFPILTKPRLDGRPG from the coding sequence ATGATGCAAATCCTTGATAACGAGAAAGAACAGAAAATCATGCCGCTGTTCCGTCTTGCTTTCCGTCCCTTTTTTCTAGCTGCCAGTGCCTTTTCAGTTATCGCTATGGTGGTTTGGGCTTTATTCTGGGCAGGTTTACTGGGCAATCATCAGCTCATGTACGGTAACCCTGTATGGTGGCATAGCCATGAAATGCTGATCGGTTTTACTGGGGCCGTTATTATCGGCTTTTTGCTGACGGCCGTTCAAAATTGGACCGGTAACCCAGGTGTCAGAGGCAAAAAGTTGGCTGCTATCTTTGGCTTGTGGTTAATAGCACGCGTAGGTTTGTTATTTGGACAACCTCATGTTATCTGGATGATCATCGATCTCAGTTGGATCCCGCTTGCAGCTTACTTTTTGGCCAAACCAATCATTGAGCGTCGCCAATGGAATAATTTGTTTTTTACACCTTTACTGATTTTGCTGACGCTTATTAACGCGGCTATGCACCTTAATAGTTTAGGTTTTGCACAATTTGATCAGCACCAATTAACATTGGCATTGGTTACTGTTATTTCAGTGATTGTGCTGGTGGTTGGTGGACGTGTGATTCCATTCTTTACATGGCGCGGTACAGATACAGCGCAAATCACGCGTCCTGAGAAAATTGAATGGTTGGCACTGATTCCTAGTTGGTTATTGCTGCTTAACGTATTGCTGCCTGTTCCTGAAGCGATTAATCAGTATTCGCTACCAGCTTTATTCCTGATCACGGGTATCAGTAATTTAGTTCGTTTTGCTCGCTGGCGTACATTTAGTACTTGTAAGGTGCCATTACTGTGGTCATTGCATTTTGCCTATGCCGCAATGATCGTTGGAATGTTATTATTAGGCGTTCATTATGCTGGTGGCCCTGTGGGTTATAGTAGCGCATTGCATTTCATTACTGTAGGTGGAATGGGCGGTATGATCCTAGCGATGATGGCGCGAGTGTCATTAGGGCATACGGGACGTAACCTAAAGGTCGGGCGTATTGTTATCGCCGCGTTTGCTATCATGATTGCTTGCGTGCTTGTCAGAACGTTGGTGGTTATGCTGCTACCTGCAATGACCCTTAATGGATACATTATTTCAGCCATCTTATGGGCCGTCGCATTTGGTATTTTTACGATAGTGTATTTCCCTATTTTAACTAAACCTCGCTTGGATGGTCGTCCAGGTTAA
- a CDS encoding YoaH family protein has product MFNSTTLTHAEQQIAAERIHELMANGMSSGEAIQTIANEIRESAARAKAQQKSEQELAEDFDSE; this is encoded by the coding sequence ATGTTTAATTCAACTACACTGACTCACGCAGAACAACAAATTGCCGCAGAACGTATTCACGAGCTAATGGCAAACGGTATGAGCAGTGGTGAAGCTATTCAGACAATCGCCAATGAAATCCGTGAATCTGCAGCGCGTGCTAAAGCGCAACAAAAATCTGAGCAAGAGTTAGCAGAAGACTTTGACTCTGAATAA
- a CDS encoding DUF2861 family protein, with amino-acid sequence MKLLRLSACLFMLHSVFYTPSVFAQWFLGQDLYTVAHQRLLEGNTSESFDTIIQAWQQSPAVEQRNNLDDLLNLAITEDCGRSLTQNVLPNWLSNLSIRREVIQNLNQVMLKLSVTGAARVPITDVTFARWPDSTLISSSPVSEENGDFSVETKRLELPIAGGLYKITLTNENKESWSSWVLLTSPSIKQKIGWKDSKNWRIEKSQLPNQACPSPVLSINLYDLNDLSWTPVWTEEIDGRLPTTLPDIDVPDGRYWLSVGLIESRWQGDVSILDIQRITRPVDAQTAIEAEETKE; translated from the coding sequence ATGAAGCTGCTGCGGCTTTCAGCGTGTCTATTTATGCTTCACTCGGTGTTTTATACACCGAGTGTTTTCGCACAATGGTTCTTAGGACAAGATTTATACACGGTTGCCCATCAGCGTTTGCTGGAAGGAAACACATCTGAAAGTTTCGATACCATCATTCAAGCATGGCAACAAAGCCCCGCTGTAGAACAACGCAATAATCTTGATGACTTGCTAAACCTAGCAATCACAGAGGACTGTGGCCGCAGCTTAACCCAAAATGTTTTGCCGAACTGGTTGTCGAATTTATCGATTCGTCGTGAAGTCATTCAGAATTTGAACCAAGTGATGTTGAAGCTATCGGTAACTGGGGCTGCTCGTGTGCCTATTACAGATGTGACGTTTGCACGCTGGCCTGACAGCACACTTATTTCTAGTTCGCCCGTAAGTGAAGAAAATGGTGACTTTTCTGTTGAAACGAAACGACTGGAACTTCCTATTGCGGGCGGCTTATATAAAATTACGCTAACGAACGAAAACAAAGAAAGTTGGAGTTCGTGGGTATTACTCACTTCACCGTCAATCAAGCAAAAGATAGGCTGGAAAGACAGCAAGAATTGGCGAATTGAAAAGTCGCAATTGCCGAATCAAGCATGCCCGTCGCCTGTGTTGTCTATTAACCTTTATGATCTGAATGATCTTAGTTGGACACCTGTCTGGACGGAAGAGATCGATGGCCGCCTACCTACAACACTACCTGACATTGATGTGCCAGATGGACGTTATTGGTTAAGCGTTGGCTTGATCGAAAGCCGATGGCAAGGGGATGTGTCTATCTTGGATATTCAGCGCATAACTAGGCCTGTTGATGCACAAACTGCCATTGAAGCTGAAGAGACTAAAGAATAA
- the chrA gene encoding chromate efflux transporter, giving the protein MFEVLIRFFVLGLFSFGGPAAHIGFFQREFVTKRKWLSENDFTQAVALCQFLPGPASSQLGMYIGFKRAGYLGAASAFAGFTFPSFALLTFLAVASADSINTDAMSVFIQAAKLLAVIVVADAVWGMAKKNLTSAATIGAAILTGAWVTFSTGLLGQIIPILVAAFVGILISYRNGDTSSNDKMKTPKIIPHKGLLASFFVLLVSLPLISSYSAELGLFNIFYQAGSFVFGGGHVVLPLLQPMLEGMIQSDDFLAAYASAQLVPGPMFTMASYLGAIVLPQSPVIGSVVATIAVFLPGALLLFAFLSTWEAIFAHSKLKVAITLVNASVVGLLASAFVSPVISSAIITWQDVIAVTIGYALLKYKNIPVWLLAILLGGYTIAIH; this is encoded by the coding sequence ATGTTTGAAGTTTTGATCCGCTTTTTTGTACTTGGTTTATTTAGTTTCGGTGGGCCTGCGGCGCATATAGGCTTTTTTCAGCGAGAATTTGTAACCAAAAGAAAATGGTTATCAGAGAATGATTTTACCCAAGCTGTCGCGCTTTGCCAGTTTTTGCCGGGCCCCGCGAGTAGCCAGCTAGGTATGTATATTGGTTTCAAGCGTGCGGGCTATCTTGGCGCAGCCAGTGCATTTGCTGGATTCACATTTCCATCGTTTGCCTTACTCACATTCCTTGCAGTGGCGAGTGCTGATTCCATTAACACTGATGCGATGAGCGTTTTCATTCAAGCTGCAAAATTGTTAGCTGTGATTGTTGTAGCTGATGCAGTGTGGGGAATGGCTAAAAAGAACTTAACGTCAGCGGCAACGATTGGCGCGGCGATCCTAACCGGTGCTTGGGTAACATTTTCAACAGGGCTGCTTGGTCAGATTATCCCAATCCTTGTTGCAGCATTTGTCGGTATCTTAATTAGCTATAGAAATGGTGATACATCTAGTAATGACAAAATGAAGACACCTAAAATCATACCTCATAAAGGTTTATTAGCGAGTTTCTTTGTATTACTTGTGAGCTTGCCACTAATTAGCTCATATAGCGCTGAGCTGGGGTTATTCAACATTTTCTATCAAGCTGGTAGCTTTGTTTTTGGTGGGGGACATGTCGTACTTCCATTATTACAGCCGATGCTAGAAGGTATGATCCAAAGCGATGATTTCCTAGCGGCTTATGCTTCTGCGCAGCTTGTTCCTGGTCCTATGTTTACCATGGCCAGTTATTTAGGGGCGATAGTTTTACCTCAATCACCTGTTATAGGTAGCGTTGTTGCAACAATTGCGGTGTTTTTACCTGGTGCTTTGTTGCTATTTGCTTTTTTGTCGACTTGGGAAGCTATTTTTGCACACTCAAAACTGAAAGTTGCTATCACTTTAGTGAATGCAAGCGTAGTTGGTTTACTAGCAAGTGCATTTGTATCTCCTGTGATTTCTAGTGCCATTATTACATGGCAAGATGTAATCGCTGTTACCATAGGGTATGCGTTACTTAAATACAAAAATATCCCTGTTTGGTTGCTGGCTATTCTACTTGGCGGTTATACCATCGCTATCCATTAA
- a CDS encoding response regulator transcription factor, whose protein sequence is MNQTLLLVEDDHNLADGLLEGLKQAGYECLYADCATKVADLWGKADLVVLDRQLPEGDSLTYLDGWLTIKQVPVILLTAMVSVTDKVMGLDSGAKDYLTKPFAEEELLARIRVHLRNGDKTAPAANIIKVGEIAIDLDSRAVTHNDESITLTRTEFELLVFLAKHAGRVFTRDELLDQVWGYNHYPTTRTVDTHILQLRQKLAGIEIETLRGVGYRMKAAD, encoded by the coding sequence GTGAATCAAACTCTGCTACTGGTTGAAGATGACCACAACCTTGCTGATGGTTTGCTCGAAGGATTGAAACAAGCAGGCTACGAGTGTTTATATGCCGACTGTGCAACAAAGGTTGCTGATTTGTGGGGTAAAGCCGATTTAGTCGTGCTAGATCGCCAACTGCCAGAAGGTGATTCACTGACTTACCTTGATGGCTGGCTTACGATCAAGCAAGTGCCCGTTATTTTACTTACTGCTATGGTTTCTGTAACCGATAAGGTTATGGGACTAGATTCAGGTGCTAAAGATTATCTGACTAAGCCTTTTGCGGAAGAAGAGCTACTTGCACGTATTCGTGTACATTTACGTAATGGCGACAAAACAGCGCCAGCCGCTAACATTATTAAAGTGGGCGAAATTGCGATTGATCTGGATAGCCGTGCAGTTACTCATAATGATGAAAGTATCACGCTAACACGGACTGAATTTGAACTGCTTGTCTTTTTAGCTAAGCATGCAGGGCGTGTATTTACTCGTGATGAGTTGCTGGATCAGGTGTGGGGGTACAATCACTATCCAACCACGCGAACCGTTGATACTCATATTCTACAGCTTCGTCAAAAACTGGCGGGCATTGAAATTGAAACCTTGCGTGGTGTGGGCTATCGAATGAAAGCGGCTGATTAA
- a CDS encoding LysR family transcriptional regulator: protein MLENLQQMVILATVGHEQNFTRAAERLGISKSQVSKQIRFLEERLGCQLVQRSTRAVALTDIGLQYAEYGQQLVDTVNEAEAMVAGYRNEIKGVLRVGIAQSFGNIHITAALAEFQKAHPDLELEVSLFDHRPNLLEEGFDCWVAIHEHPPEGMVARKLAECEFAVVASPDYIAEHGEPRTPSELRRHNCITYQSRERQYINWEFSRDGVNQSVPARGNYRIDNAPAVLDAATAGLGIAYLATYLITNEFDTNKLVRLLPEWKANVNLPIYAVYPRRKYLAPKVRSFIDFMADRMSVFPYSKPNPILS from the coding sequence ATGCTAGAAAATCTCCAACAGATGGTTATCTTGGCAACAGTCGGCCATGAACAAAACTTTACCCGCGCAGCTGAAAGACTGGGCATCTCAAAATCTCAAGTCAGTAAACAAATTCGTTTTTTAGAAGAACGTCTAGGTTGCCAACTTGTTCAGCGAAGCACTCGCGCTGTTGCACTAACCGATATCGGCCTTCAATACGCCGAATACGGACAGCAACTCGTTGATACTGTTAATGAAGCTGAAGCTATGGTTGCGGGTTATCGTAATGAAATAAAGGGTGTATTACGTGTTGGGATAGCGCAATCATTTGGCAACATCCATATCACTGCGGCACTGGCTGAATTTCAAAAAGCTCACCCAGATCTTGAACTTGAAGTGAGTTTATTTGATCACCGACCTAACTTACTTGAAGAAGGGTTTGATTGTTGGGTTGCGATTCATGAGCACCCGCCAGAAGGCATGGTTGCGCGTAAACTGGCGGAATGTGAATTTGCCGTTGTTGCTTCTCCTGACTACATTGCGGAACACGGCGAACCTAGAACGCCGAGTGAACTACGTCGTCATAATTGCATTACCTACCAAAGTCGCGAACGCCAATATATTAACTGGGAATTTAGTCGTGATGGGGTTAACCAATCTGTCCCTGCTCGCGGTAATTACCGTATAGACAATGCACCCGCCGTACTCGACGCTGCAACTGCGGGTTTGGGGATCGCCTACTTGGCGACTTACCTCATCACAAATGAATTCGACACCAACAAATTGGTTCGCTTGTTGCCTGAGTGGAAAGCAAACGTCAATTTGCCTATCTACGCTGTTTATCCACGACGAAAATACCTCGCACCTAAAGTGCGCAGCTTTATCGATTTCATGGCTGACCGCATGTCTGTCTTCCCATATAGCAAGCCTAATCCGATATTAAGTTAA